In Bufo gargarizans isolate SCDJY-AF-19 chromosome 5, ASM1485885v1, whole genome shotgun sequence, the following are encoded in one genomic region:
- the LRRC61 gene encoding leucine-rich repeat-containing protein 61 encodes MEARNGKEQELTRITPEMLKSKTGEFDLESILFLKLRGLGLQDLGCIGECLNLERLDLSDNNFTHLAPLSSLKQMVALNLSSNRISSLEPLASCDNLQTLNVAGNLLCSFESLQCLKGLRRLESIRLRDPVYNLSNPLCANGSYRVAVMDTIPSVRVIDGERVTGTGSDLYHLCKDIDNSLKRVSSSGAIEVSGAIKPWVEEGYWDLKPTQSTIIDETYKQFSDILRECKELSKRADDTIAQAERTLSIRGDTNSYVF; translated from the coding sequence ATGGAGGCGAGGAACggcaaggagcaggagctcaCCCGGATCACCCCTGAGATGCTGAAGTCTAAAACCGGGGAGTTTGACCTGGAGTCCATCCTGTTCCTGAAGCTGAGGGGTCTGGGGCTGCAGGATTTGGGGTGTATAGGGGAATGCCTGAACCTGGAACGTTTAGACCTGTCCGACAACAATTTCACCCACCTGGCCCCCCTGTCCTCCCTCAAGCAGATGGTGGCCCTAAATCTTTCCAGCAACCGAATCTCCTCCTTGGAGCCATTGGCTTCTTGTGACAACCTCCAGACCCTAAATGTGGCCGGGAACCTTCTGTGCAGCTTTGAGAGCCTGCAGTGTCTGAAAGGTCTCCGTAGACTGGAGAGCATCCGCCTTCGGGACCCCGTCTACAACTTGAGCAACCCCTTGTGTGCCAACGGCTCATATAGAGTGGCCGTGATGGATACCATCCCTAGCGTCCGGGTCATTGACGGGGAGAGAGTGACTGGCACCGGAAGTGACCTGTACCACCTCTGTAAAGACATTGATAATTCCTTAAAGAGGGTCAGCAGCAGCGGGGCCATTGAGGTCTCCGGGGCCATCAAGCCTTGGGTGGAAGAAGGATACTGGGACCTGAAGCCCACCCAGAGCACCATCATCGATGAGACCTATAAACAATTCAGTGATATCCTACGAGAGTGTAAGGAGCTGAGCAAGAGAGCGGACGACACCATCGCCCAGGCCGAAAGAACCCTCAGCATAAGAGGAGACACCAACTCCTACGTCTTCTGA